The DNA segment AGGTGAGTGAATATGTTTGTTTAGAGAAACACGATGATTTATATTACATACTTATTGTGGGATGTTAATTTGTAGTATTTGCCATAACATTGcactaattaatatatatatacatgtgtgTGTGCATTTATACCATTGATTTCATATGAACCATATGACCTATATTCTTTTGGAAAAAACCCTTATATTGGTACTATATATACTTTATGCAGCTACCAAATGTATAAAACTTTCCAGCTGTTACTTTTTTACTCCTACTCAAACTAGTAAATACATGGCTTCTACTATTATGAAATGTGTTTACAAAAACCTAATCCCCTTTTATCATGATTTATGAAATGGATGATTTGAGAGAGGAGCAAAAAAATCTGCAAAATCAGATTGTTATGTCCAAACCCATCATTTACATATAGACATTTTTGTTGTTTGcccaacattttttttaattgttgatCATTTGATTACgtaaaaataacaaacaaatataatatattttttatgcatAACTAGTATTATTTAATCTTCAATATTTTACTCCACGCAAGGGGCATGTTTAAACCTAGTACAAGTTAACCAACTTGAAGCAAACTTTGTTAATAACTGTGGTCGATCATGATTCTTCAGCTGGTTTAGTTTAAACTAGACAACGTTTGTGCAATCCTTTCATTACCAATCTGGAACAACAACCTCAAACCGGTAAAATGTTGAGCAAACCAAAATAGAGATATGGAATGCGTTTTCTTTAATCAACTCTTATGTGCTGGAAAAGCTTTTCCTTTTCTTTGCAAGAACCATGTCTGAGAGATGCACATGGTTGATTCTGGGAGATGGATTATCCATGTGTGGATGTTATTGTAGATGCCATATAGCTGGTGTAACACCATATAGATCCATACTGGTATAAACTATCTTTCCGCTATTGTGATCTATCTTTGTGGTTTAACAAAATCATCTTTAAACACTGAAGTATTGGatcaaacaaaattttaaaagatgatgCAACTATATTTCTAGCAAAtgacaaacaaacaaagattTTTTGCATTACAATCATGCTATTTGTATTGTTCTTTGTATTTATTTGAGAAAGTACTTATATATATTGTCTTAACATCTTTTGGATCAGCCAATATTATGGACATGAAGAGTAGCACTATTACATTACACGAGTGGTTCGAAGAGTTTGCTTGAGAATTCGGATGACAATTGTCAACCcgtcttttttcttcttccgcCAGTTTCTTTCTtgtgttttgtatatatatgtaactgAAGATCTGAATAAAATAAAGTCGAATATTGCACTTAACTGtggtattttatgtttttatgaaaCAAAACTTAAATGTTGCATTTGATTATTCTATcttaataaaatctaaaatggAATGCGAGAAGTCGTCATTAGATTCAAATGTGCAACCTTTTCTTTCAAAAACATCTCATTTGttgtacccaaaaaaaaaaatcatttgctaGGATGTGATGCATTGAGTTTGAAACAATAATAGTTGTGTGTTGGTGTTTTGGTTATAagacaatgattttttttttttttgaaaaaaggcttATAAAACAATGATTGTTgcaaaataataagaagaagcAAAAAACATTATTGAAACTAAAGAAGATAAGAAAGATAACGTGGAGAAAGAGGGAAATGGAGGGTAATGCTTATCGTCACCTCATTGTCCTCTCTTCCCTTTATTGCTTTCCCATCTCCACTTTGTTCCCTCTAATTTTGggacattttttatttaaaaaaaaaacaaatcaatcacACACGCATAGTATAAGATTTTCACTAATTAGTACTATTCCACAGTGGCCTTCACTCATCTTAGTATTCAGTAATCCATTTTCACTAATCTAGTAATACTACAATCTGATCTTTACTCATCTCAGTACTCAATTGTTCTTTTGTTCACAAACTTCTTGTAAAACATTCAGAACCCTCGATATGTAGACACATAATTAAAGCTAAacataaaaagaataaaactttTTCATGTTACTTAGTTTTTAGTTGAGAATTGAGAGGGACTCAACATTGATTTTCACTAGACAGCACTTTCTTTCTTGTTATTACGTATTTACTTACGGAGGAGTGCGTGTACCTGAAATAATATTGCATGCTTTATAGTTGTATGCAGAAGAAAGGAATTAAAAAGCTAAGAAAAGTGTATGTTAATGGAGCAGAAAAATACTTGAAGTGACGTATGTGATTAATGGAAAAGAAGGGAAAATCTAGAGAGGATTACGAGAGTGATGATGTAACACAGCTCATTTCATGATTACGAGGGACATTCTTTTATGTAGCCTTTAAATCAGTGGGGGAACTTTACAAGATAAAGCACCTCTTTTGATTTTATGTTTTGATAAAATTGAAATCTACCATTTTATTCCGTTTTTCTCACTAAATTGACATATATGTATTGATAAAAAAGGAGACGAATATTCATCACCGTGCATGAGTAAAATATACTATATCTTATTTATTCTAAATGATGATTCAACGtttgattttaagttttttttaattgatccGAGGATAGGATATTGATATAAATGCGACAAGAAATTTGTAGATTATGTTAGTTGATTGATTTGACTGATGAAATGAAAGGTGGCAGCTGAGACTTGGAAATTCAAAGGCATGCacggtttataaattttattatagataAAAACGACTAGAGAGAGAAGGATTGAGAGGCACATGAGTTTTCCTCTTTGTGTCTGTAAGTGAAATAAAAAGCTTAGCTACGTTGATTTATTATTCTTTACACTTTTGTGGTTAAAGTGGGAATCAAGGTAATCTATTGTGCACAGCGGTTACTTAAATTATACAGAAATTAAAGTGAGGCTTATACCTGAAACTACGAAGTTATAATCAGAAAATATCATTACAAACTAGCgattaatttgtatatatatgctCGTTTATGCTTTGCATTTTTATGTGTGATGACATAATAGTTGTTAATAGCTTTGGTAAAAGTGATCATTTGGGGTTTTATTATATTAGAAGTCAAATAGcaaactgataaaaaaaaacaacatctAAATTTCGGTAAACACAAGCAGAACAAGACAAGATAAATAGCGTGTGTGTAAATGGAGGTGGCCTTTTGAACAGAGTGGAATAGAGAGAACACTGAAATAAGAAATAGAGTAGGTGAGGAAAATGAGCCTGACAAAATAATACTTAAGTATATTATTTTAACTTTGAGGAGAAAAAAACAAGTCTGAAACCTGACACATACATCAATAGACCTTTCCTTCTTGAAGTTAGAAATGGAGGAAAATTGAGGAGTTAGCGTGTAAGTCAAGCAATGTTTAAATAATATTGTTTCAGGCTATTCTTCTACAGTCTTCTTCTTTTGGAAGTGTCCCAGAATCATCTTCATCCAGAGTCCACGTTAAATCTTTCGCACCATTTTAATACATAGGAAAAAGGGATACAATACATTAAATAGAGGTtgtgtaatatttttttcagtCGTTATAACTTAATATTCGCCAAATTCTGTGAACACTGCATAGGGACCGCGCGTTCACTTCAACCGTATTGTTTGACAAGACTTTTACAAACGTTGAAGATTGAATAGTAACTTTAACTATCAGAAAACAACTAGTTATGATGATCACCAAGTAAAAATGAAATGACATAATGATATATAGTAGATCAATAAGTTTGCCAAAAGAAGTTTGGAGAGTATCCAACGCCCACGTGCATGACCACCATGACCATGTCATTCTCATCATTATGGCTTTATATATGTTCACTTTttgattttaaatcattttagcATTGTACAAATGGCTCGACGTGATTAAGATAGAACAAAACTTTGCGTGAGAGaaagtagagagagaaagtaaatCTAAGTTTGGGTCCGGCGAGCGGCCGGCACGTGAGCGTGTGTGTCGTCGCTGGAGCCCCTAGAGTAACTTCAAAGATGTTGGTCGTGCGTCTCTCCTTCGTCACCTCAGTCCTCCACCTTGTCTGAGCTCTGGTTCAGGTCTCCTCTGCGGCGGCTCTGATTTTGGAGTCAAGATGCGGTCGGATGAAGGGTCGGTGGGGAGAAGCTAAGGATTTTTAGTCAGTGGATGTTTCGTTTCCGGGAGATGGAGGCTCCTTCAGCTCCGTCGCCGCCGGTTCTTGTCTCTGGGAGGGGAGGCTTTTGCAGCTCCGCCGTCGTCGGCTCTGTTCTCCGGGGGGTGAAGGTTTCCTCAACCTTGCGTCGCCGGTTTGTTGTTCCAGtcctttggtttggtttttgatttcgTTGGGTGTGTGTGGGTGTCTCTTGGTTCGTGATTCCAAGTGGTTCATGGCTTTGTGCTGTCGGATGAGCTCTCGATCGGATTGATGATGCTCTTCGAAGCAAGAACAAATCGTGAAAGAGAAGAGGTGGTCTCGATGGAAGCTCAGCGGTTGTCCGAGCTCCTGGCCTCCGGTGGTGTATCTCCGGCGACTTCTCGAAATGGTGAAGGTCAGGTTGATGCTGAAGTGACGCGTGCCGCACTGATGGGGCGTTATCCTTACACGTGTCGAGCGTCCCTGAGCCGTGGGCTGTCTGAAGTCGTTCGGGTTTGGGTGTTGGGCTGTAGGCCCGTTAGCGTGTATGTTACCTCCCGTATTTTATGGGTTCTTGTTGGCTTTTGGTTGGGCCTCGGGCTGTGTTATTGAGCTAAAaacctttttagttttaataaaaataaacttgacggaaaaaaaaaatctaatgaaGACCAGGCCAATAATATGAAGTTGATGCCTAAATATTAATTCCAAATTATTCTCTTTCCAAATGCTAGTGTTTTGATCTGTCAAACAATTGACGATTAGGTATTCATTTCGGAGTGATCTACTAGATACTGTTTGCTTTTGACGGATGGGGTGTGACACTGATTGATGCTAGTATGTGCCAACAGTATCACGTTTGTCGTCCCTCTATATGGTCGCACGTTTGATGCTGACTAACGTTTGGCCTATTTCGCAAGGAGTTGCATGCATGGTAAGGATATATATGAACGGTGGTCTAGTAATAGTTGTCTTGGGATAAAAATGTTAACTCGTTTTTCTCCGAATATGTTTCTGCCTAGCTCGGAGCAACTTTGTACGCATTGCATAAATGGGTTCAGACTTCGACTCAAGATATAGTGATTTTACCTGGTTATAGTTGGTTGTATTGGCCTAGTCTTAGAAATCAAGTTTCggattaagtttaataaaaagtttattaattattaaaagaaTAAGTAAACTATGCTTCTAGCTTATGATTATTGGGCCGACTATTTGGAGATGTTGACGAGTGATATGGAGAAAGCGAAGCAAAAGCTTTAAATATGATGCACTTACTTTCATGAAAATTCCATTATACTTTAAAAGAACAAGAACAAATTATAAAGTTTCAATTTGTCAAgaaaagaggaagagagagccaaaataaaaactttatgaTGATTTTGATACTTTCGTTTTACTAATGGGATGTTTCGTTTTAGGATAACGATTTCACTTCTATACCTgaccaaaaacaaaactatattTGGAATCTTTTAAGTTGAGTCGATTATAAACTTATGTGATTTTATTTGTTGGAGGCCTGGAGGTTGTTGTATTAttgacattttattttattcgttTGAGACTCTTACATTATTCGAGTAACACCAATAAATTAGGATTTGAAGGCAAGCTTTGACGgtgttcaaaaaagaaaaaaaaggcaaGTTTTGATGAACAGATTGATTATCTAGTCTCTGAACAAGTTTAATATCATCTAGAACAGTCTAATCTTTCTTCCAGTAACAAGGCACATCAGTTTCAAAGAATAAAAAGCTACATCCACAATAACTGTGATCTACACGTATCATTTGTGTAGAGAAGTGCTGTAATGAGGAATTATTTTCTTGAAGTATGAACAACAACTAAATTGATTGTGATGGGCCATTTTTCAAAAGCAACATACCCTACAAGCGTTCTTAATCCAAAATATAACAGTATCTTCTTACAAGAAGAGGATTAATGAAGACATTAAGATCAACAACTATTATAATGCTAGAACACATATATAGTTTCTTACTAATGCCCAAGGCTCAAGAAATGATTTAGAGTGACTATATTATATCACCTTAATAGAACAGATAATAAATGCTTTGTAGTAAACGTGGAGATGAAACTGATTTTCCATAAGATAAGCAAGAGTTATGAAAGTTCTTTGAAATAAATTATGCGAAATGTAACAGTGGtggtaataaaaaaaattgaggaaAAATGTAAAtctgttagttttttttaacacaaaaatcTGTTAGTTTTAGATTCAAGTTCTGCCAGAAATAATTGTTACTTGTTTGACCAGACGAAGATAAAGCCACATTTTACATTATAAATGTTTGGAACCGAACTAATCACTGGTACTATCTCCGTTAAGGGATTAGTTGGGTTTCGGCCAAATACCTTTTAgactaagcaaaaaaaaaatgtaatggtAGACTTAGTTATCGTaggtatatatttaaatacactCTGTtcgttctttttttcttctctttgctAACTCTCTGGTTAGTGTGTTTTGACgtctcttttatttatttttgacgtGATAACATGGATTAAGGAGCATTGGAAGTTAGATGTAACTTATACTGTTTCTTAtgatgaaaatatatacaaacatGTACCCacattattataattttcaatgtttttttgtaaaatacgtgtgttttttttagcaaaaaaaaaacgcgTGTTTTCCTGGCATTTTTGTTTCAGGTTGAATTTAGCTAGATATACGAAGAATGAAACCccatatacatatttttaaaaaaaatatttcgattaatttatataatatcttTTTCTGTAGGTCCCATAATTATAATAATTCAATTTAATTTgccttaaaaaaatatattttgtatctCCCATTTATTATTGCGCGCACTCGTCGCAGAAACAGAGATTCCTAGCTGTCTAAACTGAAAAATAAGATCGCATTAACTCAAAAGCTCTCACACAAAGACAAagatcttcttctctctctctctctctcggctgAAAGGTAGTAACAATGGAGAACCCTCCAGATCAAACAGAGTCAAAGGAGATGATGCTTCAACCCAGAATCACAAGACCAAAGGGTGGACTTCTCACTATGCCCTTCATCATTGGTAATAAAAAACATTGCATCTCTCTCTGTCTTCTTCTCATTGGATCGCTTCTTGTTCTCTAAAtgtcttcttcttgttgttcTTGGTGGATGAAGCAAACGAGGGGTTCGAGAAAGTGGCGAGCTATGGATTGTTACAGAACATGATTCTTTATCTGATGAGTGATTACGGATTAGGACTTGTGAAAGGACAAAACGTGTTGTTCATGTGGGTCGCTGCTACTAACTTCATGCCTCTCGTTGGAGCTTTTCTCTCAGATTCTTATTTGGGTCGCTTTCTCACCATCTCCATTGCCTCTCTCTCCAGTTTCCTGGTAATTAAACTTCACCGCCTCTCAAAATATTTTCAGTTCAAGAACCGGTTTATGGTTCTTCTCATTTTCCGGTTTAATCCGATCTGTTTTCCGGTTTGATTTACATTAATTTACATCTTCTCCTTCGGGTTTGTAAAAGGTTTGTTTTTACGTGTTTCTTGTCAATAGTACTGAGGGGATTTCAGGTTATTGTTTTTATAGTAAATTTGGAAATCACAAACCGGGATTTTCGGTTTAGATTGATTTGGGTGAAAGATGTAAACCAATAATTGGACTTTACTTTGCGTCGACAATTCAATAAAATCTAACAATCATATAATTAAGGTTCTTGGAATTAAATGGTACGAGGTTTTTCTAAAagtaattctttatttattaaaactctcGGTAGGGTAATTTGTTTGTAACAGCTGGTAAATTTCAgggaatattttatatttagtatcATTTCCTGAATCACTAATAGCTGTTTATTTGTTGAAGTATACAACATtaaggttatatatatatatatatatgttcagtAAACTTTCTATTTTAAGAGCTATGATTATGCTTTTGTAGAAGAAGCCTCTTTCCGTAAAGAGTCAAAATTTCCCACATGTTGCATGTGCCACCCTGAAATTGCTGTCCAATAAATGAAACTAAAGCgatttatttttttagtgaTTGTTTCCACAAAATTAAATCGTATATATATCAAAGTCGGTAAAATTAAGACAAAAAGCCAGGTATTCTGAAATGTCCATGTGATTATATCACAACAAGTCTTAAATATCCATAAAGAATATAAGTATCattatcatcaatttatttatttttataaaattctgGTTGCTAACCTTGTGGTTGTGGTGGCCTTCTGACTTCTCTGGCAAGTTGTGTGTGAATTCTGATAGTGAGTCATCCACTTGAGAAAAATGTAAATCGTGACATCaattgattttaaaaatctatagcAATCATTCACCTCGTTCAATCATTTTCATTAGAGAGCAATATGTTCCTTAAATTTGGATTCTTGCTCTTGGAAGTATTTTTCTGTAAATACATCTACAGATTTTACGAAAGAAATGAACATAACATGTTTTACTAAGTTGTCATGCTAATAATGTAAATCACATATacattaaataatgtttttgagTACTTGATAATATAAACTCTTTGTTAATGAATTTTTTGAATTGAACGTTACAGGGGATGATGGTTCTATGGCTAACGGCGATGTTACCACAAGTGAAGCCATCACCGTGTGTAGCATCTACCGTAACCAAGTGCAGTTCTACGGAAGCGACATCTTCTCAGTTGGCTCTTTTGTATTTCGCGTTTGCACTTATATCGATTGGATCTGGTGGAATCAGGCCGTGTTCTCTAGCCTTTGGTGCTGATCAATTAGACAACAAAGAGAATCCCAAGAACGAGAGGGTTCTTGAGAGTTTCTTTGGTTGGTACTACGCTTCTTCATCGGTTGCTGTCTTGATCGCTTTCACTGTCATTGTTTACATTCAAGATCACTTGGGATGGCGAATAGGGTTTGGAGTCCCAGCGATTCTCATGCTACTGGCGAGTATCGTGTTTGTTTTCGCGTCTCCTCTCTATGTTAAACGCAAAGCGACCAAGAGTCTGTTCACTGGTTTAGCTCAAGTGGCTGTTGCTGCTTACGTGAACAGGAACTTAGTATTACCGGTTCATAATGACTCTTATGGCTGTTATTACCACCTGAACGATTCTGAACTTAAAGCTCCAAGTGACAAATTGaggtaatataaaattaatttataaatatatatatatatatatatatatatttatgtcagTAATAGAATGGATTTTTGATGTCAGAATAAATTTTATATCGTTCTGGATTGGTTTGAGTTTTGACAAAGTGTTGCAATTTTTTAGGTTTCTGAATAAAGCTTGTGTCATAAGAAACCGTGAGGAAGACATTGGTGCTGATGGTTTGGCCTTAAACCCATGGAGGCTCTGTACAACGGACCAAGTTGAGGAACTCAAGGCTTTGGTCAAGGTGATACCGGTATGGTCCACGGGGATAATGATGTCTATAAACGTGAGCCAGAACTCGTTTCAGTTGCTTCAAGCTAACTCAATGGATAGACGTTTGAGCGACCATTCAACCTTCAAAATCCCACCTGGATCTTTTGGCATGTTCACAATCATAGCCCTAATAGCATGGGTGGTTCTCTACGACCGTGCAATCCTCCCATTAGCTTCCAAGATCCGAGGCAAACCGGTTAGAATCAATGTCAAGATCAGAATGGGGTTAGGTCTATTCATATCCTTCCTAGCAATGGCGGTTTCCGCAACTGTCGAGCATTACAGAAGAAGAACCGCAATAAGCCAAGGACTTGCAAACAACGCAACCGCGACAGTGAACATCTCAGCGATGTGGCTCGTACCGCAGTATGGGCTTCACGGTTTGGCAGAGGCCTTAACCGGGATAGGACAGACGGAATTTTTCTATACCGAGTTTCCTAAAAGCATGTCTAGCATTGCGGCTGCCTTGTTTGGTCTAGGAATGGCAGTGGCTAATATATTGGCTAGTGTGATCCTCAATGTGGTCAAGAATAGCTCAAAGAAGGGTGGAGAGAGCTGGATTGAAGATAATATCAACAAGGGTCATTATGATTATTACTATTGGGTGTTAGCCATCTTGAGCTTCGTTAATGTCATTTATTACATAGTGTGTAGCTGGTCGTATGGTCCCACGATGGACCAGTTGAGGAATGATAAGGTTAATGGTGTGAGaggagaagaacaagaagaagctgTTAAATTAAACTAAAGATTCATGGTGTGTGTTATATAATCTAATATATTTGTATGCAtgtaattataattattatatatatttggatttGGATTTAGGAAGTAGAGGATTATATTAGTAGGTGTGTTTATTATTCCTTAGAGAAGCCACTACTGGTGTGTATGAGATAACTCGATTAAAgagaatcaaaattttcaaaatggtAATTATGTTTAAATAGTAAGTtcaaatttgagaaaaaaaatactccctccgtttttcaatataagtcgctttagagaaatttttttgttctaaattatatgtcgttttcggttttctatgtaacatttattaataattaatgttgtctgaccaatgataatatatcttctatttttctattggttgaattgtggttaggtaaataattaatgatgtttttgtttcgaaaatataagaaattaatgattttcttaatctatgtgcatagctttaaaacgacttataataaaaaacggagggagtaaataataattcaaagcTTACTAAGATTAGAAGAACCAGTGTGTTTGGCTTTGAGTACAAGTGGAGCCATCCACAACCTTCCTGTGGCTATGAgttctccatctctctctcttctaatCTCAATCATAGATGATTTTAACCTTCCATTGGTCCCCTTCACTCTTGCTTCTACCTCTACTTTTTCCTGTACATTTATCCTTatctatattaatttaattttttttaacaccacttaaaattttgtttctaaatGATTGTTTTTGAAAGTTTTAGAGGATCATAGCAAGAATGATGTCATAACCATAAACTGACTTTATTTTGGTTAGTAATATTcattataaaacatatttatataaattatattgcAAGTTAGTAACTTTTTTTCATCTTTATCTTATCTAATCTGCTATTTACCAggcacaatgtttttttttcttaccatGCAACAATGTTAATTAACAACACGTGAGAAACAAAAGGACAGAGGATACGAACATGAATCTTGGCCGCTGAATAAAACGAAGCGTTGAGATCAACAGAAGAATGGAGTCCGTCGCCGGTGGAGTAGACAGAAGCAGCACCGATCGCATCCATCACCGCCGTAATAGCTCCGGCGTGCCAAGTTCCATCATCTCCCTGAGAATCACATGATCATCATCTCTTCATTCATATACTAAAATTCACCAATGGTAGAAACAAAAAGGATTGAATATCTTTTTTTATACCGCGACGCGATCCGTGACGAGTAGTTTACATCGTATGATTCCTTTTCCGACATGGATGAGTTCTAAGCCTTGTAAGATTAAGACCTCTATCTCGCTTAAACCGTTTCCTTGCGCCAACGCTTCTAGATACGTTGTGGTGTTTAGGATCGTTGAGTCTTCCATGTTTCGATCTTCTATGCGAATTGAGGATAAAACTCCGTTgaatataatagtatagattagttaTTATTAATTACCATTTATACCCTTTGCGTTATTGCGTTTGTGATTACCTGATTGGCCAACGTCGCCTATTTTAAACTAAACGGTCGCATGTCGGAATCAGAAGACACTGGTCAACGCCAATCCTTTTCTAACTCGTTCTTCATGATTATGAGCAAAGTACagaatcatataaataaataaattaagattTATTTCCAAATAGTTTGGTCTTGATTCCCTGACCTTGTTTAAGtcaacaacataatatataaaggatatatatattaatttaatgcaAATGTGTATTacaatcaaagaacaaagaagCAGATAAAGAGATCCATGTTTGTCTGAGAATCTACTCCTGATGATCCAGAGATTTCTTTAGCTCTTTTTTGTTCACCTGCAAACTCAAAAGTATGAGAATGATTCTTATTTACATCAAACAACACAATCTCATTCAGTAAAAAAAAGGCTCTTTAGTTACCTTTCCCATGGCGTTGCGAGGCAAGCTCTCCCATATCAGCAAACGGGTTGGTAgctagaaaaagaaaataaaaagtatcGGTAAGATGGTGAATATTTTATCTTAGCTTGGTCAGTTTTTGTAAAGACACTACCTTGTAAGGAGCAAGTTTGTCTTTAGCCCAACCGCAGAGTTCTTCTAAGGTCATCACAGGTTTTgactcttcttctcttttcctCTTTGCTCCAGTCTCTGCTACAATTATCGCTGTAACCGCTTCCCCATAGTCTTTGTCTGGCAACCCCAACACGCAACACTCTGCAACCGTTGGGTGCTGCATAACACAACACTCATAGATTCCAGTTTATGATCAAGTCCTCTCTGTTTAGTTATATCTAAAACTCAAATGGATGTTTGATGTTACCTCGAGTAGGGTTGATTCGATTTCTAAAGCAGACAACTTGTAACCTCCAACCTTCATAATATCAGCGCTAGTACCTGATCCGACAGCACCAGATAAGAGAACATGTCTCAAAGAGAAAGAAACACAAAGCAACTCATAAATTGTATGTTTGAATGTTTCTGCTTACGTCCGAGAATCACGTAATGTCCATCCTCATCAACTCGACCAGCATCCCCGGTCTTGAAGTATCCATCTTCCGTGAATGATTCTTTAGTAACTTGTGGAAGATTCCAGTACTCCTTGAACAAAGATGGGCTCTTTATACAGATCTCACCCACTCCATCCGTATCGTTTTCATCTTGTTCAATCTTAGCCTATAACGTATCTGAACATTAGTACCTTAGCTGTGTGACATTGGTTAAAAGATCTTACTGACCTCAACACCGGGAAGTGGTTTACCGACGGTACCTGCCTTCCGTGCACCACGTAAGGGGTTTGATATTGCCATTACAAACTATAAAATatcaatcaaaatccaaattaATCAGATTGAACTACTAAGAacagttatttttttaaaggaacCTAGGAGAGACAGGAAAAGCTAATTACCTCAGTCATGCCATATCGTTCCAAAAGACGATGACCGGTGATACTTTCCCACTGATGCAAGACCGGCCTAGGAAGAGCAGAGGAGCCAGACATCTGAAAAAAATGTATTTCATTACCAAACATGTAAGCACTTCTAAGGATATGTCTAAGGATTATGATGCGCTTCTCAGATGTTTGGTTGCTTACCATTAGGCGAAGCTTCTGCGCAGCAAAAGCGCTAGACTCTCTCGTTTCTTGATCCATTGCTTCATAACCTTGTATCAACCGAGTATACATGGTTGGAACCTGTATATCACAACATTCACTTTTTTTATACTAATTGAAAAAgctaatttattatatatctatctCAACCTAAATCTTGATAAGAAAC comes from the Brassica rapa cultivar Chiifu-401-42 chromosome A01, CAAS_Brap_v3.01, whole genome shotgun sequence genome and includes:
- the LOC103840152 gene encoding protein NRT1/ PTR FAMILY 1.1-like isoform X1; amino-acid sequence: MENPPDQTESKEMMLQPRITRPKGGLLTMPFIIANEGFEKVASYGLLQNMILYLMSDYGLGLVKGQNVLFMWVAATNFMPLVGAFLSDSYLGRFLTISIASLSSFLGMMVLWLTAMLPQVKPSPCVASTVTKCSSTEATSSQLALLYFAFALISIGSGGIRPCSLAFGADQLDNKENPKNERVLESFFGWYYASSSVAVLIAFTVIVYIQDHLGWRIGFGVPAILMLLASIVFVFASPLYVKRKATKSLFTGLAQVAVAAYVNRNLVLPVHNDSYGCYYHLNDSELKAPSDKLRFLNKACVIRNREEDIGADGLALNPWRLCTTDQVEELKALVKVIPVWSTGIMMSINVSQNSFQLLQANSMDRRLSDHSTFKIPPGSFGMFTIIALIAWVVLYDRAILPLASKIRGKPVRINVKIRMGLGLFISFLAMAVSATVEHYRRRTAISQGLANNATATVNISAMWLVPQYGLHGLAEALTGIGQTEFFYTEFPKSMSSIAAALFGLGMAVANILASVILNVVKNSSKKGGESWIEDNINKGHYDYYYWVLAILSFVNVIYYIVCSWSYGPTMDQLRNDKVNGVRGEEQEEAVKLN
- the LOC103840166 gene encoding uncharacterized protein LOC103840166 isoform X1, which gives rise to MEDSTILNTTTYLEALAQGNGLSEIEVLILQGLELIHVGKGIIRCKLLVTDRVAGDDGTWHAGAITAVMDAIGAASVYSTGDGLHSSVDLNASFYSAAKIHEKVEVEARVKGTNGRLKSSMIEIRRERDGELIATGRLWMAPLVLKAKHTGSSNLMDDSLSEFTHNLPEKSEGHHNHKQFQGGTCNMWEILTLYGKRLLLQKHNHSS
- the LOC103840166 gene encoding uncharacterized protein LOC103840166 isoform X2; translated protein: MEDSTILNTTTYLEALAQGNGLSEIEVLILQGLELIHVGKGIIRCKLLVTDRVAGDDGTWHAGAITAVMDAIGAASVYSTGDGLHSSVDLNASFYSAAKIHEKVEVEARVKGTNGRLKSSMIEIRRERDGELIATGRLWMAPLVLKAKHTGSSNLMDDSLSEFTHNLPEKSEGHHNHKFHLLDSNFRVAHATCGKF
- the LOC103840152 gene encoding protein NRT1/ PTR FAMILY 1.1-like isoform X2, producing MMVLWLTAMLPQVKPSPCVASTVTKCSSTEATSSQLALLYFAFALISIGSGGIRPCSLAFGADQLDNKENPKNERVLESFFGWYYASSSVAVLIAFTVIVYIQDHLGWRIGFGVPAILMLLASIVFVFASPLYVKRKATKSLFTGLAQVAVAAYVNRNLVLPVHNDSYGCYYHLNDSELKAPSDKLRFLNKACVIRNREEDIGADGLALNPWRLCTTDQVEELKALVKVIPVWSTGIMMSINVSQNSFQLLQANSMDRRLSDHSTFKIPPGSFGMFTIIALIAWVVLYDRAILPLASKIRGKPVRINVKIRMGLGLFISFLAMAVSATVEHYRRRTAISQGLANNATATVNISAMWLVPQYGLHGLAEALTGIGQTEFFYTEFPKSMSSIAAALFGLGMAVANILASVILNVVKNSSKKGGESWIEDNINKGHYDYYYWVLAILSFVNVIYYIVCSWSYGPTMDQLRNDKVNGVRGEEQEEAVKLN